From the genome of Azospira restricta, one region includes:
- a CDS encoding RnfABCDGE type electron transport complex subunit D: MNPQLSSATAAPHAHGGGSVARAMLHVQLALLPATLHGFWLYGWPSFFLWLLTILACVGWEALALRLAGAPRPAAVLRDGSAVLTGWLLALTLPPWAPWWVAVIGGFIAIVVAKQVFGGLGQNVFNPAMVARVALLVSFPLPLTQWVAPLAAPAPGFVDSLQRFLGGAPVPDALTSATLLGHAKTELSRGADLAQALAGPAAPTLSWLGERAGSFGEAGALLLFAGGLYLLAVGVIRWHAPLGVLAGLALPAAIAHAVDPARYLDAASHLLSGAAILGAFFIATDYVTSPATPAGRLVFGVGVGLLSWIIRSWGGYPEGMAFAVLLMNGLTPVIDRLLRPRILGRDRRGRPRDVPAGELRR, encoded by the coding sequence ATGAACCCGCAACTATCGTCCGCCACCGCCGCGCCGCACGCGCACGGCGGCGGCAGCGTCGCCCGCGCGATGCTGCACGTCCAGCTCGCGCTGCTGCCGGCGACGCTGCACGGCTTCTGGCTGTACGGCTGGCCGTCGTTCTTCCTGTGGCTGCTGACCATCCTCGCCTGCGTCGGCTGGGAGGCGCTGGCGCTGCGCCTGGCCGGCGCGCCGCGGCCGGCCGCCGTGCTGCGCGACGGCTCGGCGGTGCTGACCGGCTGGCTGCTGGCGCTGACGCTGCCGCCATGGGCGCCGTGGTGGGTGGCGGTGATCGGTGGCTTCATCGCCATCGTCGTCGCCAAGCAGGTCTTCGGCGGCCTCGGCCAGAACGTCTTCAACCCGGCGATGGTCGCCCGCGTCGCGCTGCTGGTTTCCTTCCCGCTGCCGCTGACGCAATGGGTGGCGCCGCTGGCGGCGCCGGCACCCGGTTTCGTCGACAGCCTGCAGCGCTTTCTCGGCGGCGCGCCGGTCCCCGACGCGCTGACCAGCGCGACGCTGCTCGGCCACGCCAAGACCGAGCTGTCGCGCGGCGCCGACCTCGCCCAGGCGCTGGCCGGGCCGGCGGCGCCGACCCTCTCGTGGCTCGGCGAGCGCGCCGGCAGCTTCGGCGAGGCCGGCGCGCTGCTGCTCTTCGCCGGCGGCCTCTACCTGCTCGCCGTCGGCGTCATCCGCTGGCACGCGCCGCTCGGCGTGCTCGCCGGCCTCGCGCTGCCGGCGGCGATCGCGCATGCGGTCGACCCGGCGCGCTACCTCGATGCCGCCAGCCACCTGCTGTCCGGCGCGGCGATCCTCGGTGCCTTCTTCATCGCCACCGACTACGTCACCTCGCCGGCGACGCCGGCCGGCCGCCTCGTCTTCGGCGTCGGCGTCGGCCTGCTCAGCTGGATCATCCGCAGCTGGGGCGGCTACCCGGAGGGGATGGCCTTCGCGGTGCTGCTGATGAACGGCCTGACGCCGGTGATCGACCGCCTGCTGCGGCCGCGCATCCTCGGCCGTGACCGCCGCGGCCGGCCGCGCGACGTGCCGGCCGGGGAGCTGCGGCGATGA
- a CDS encoding RnfABCDGE type electron transport complex subunit G produces the protein MRLEQLRERLAYQPLLLGAIALVASAALAFAAAATRAPIAAAEAKDLRDSLAEVLPPGFADNDFLRDTLVLPRDGGTVTVYRVRRSGRVEGAVFKLAGRGYAADIQLLIGVDRDGRALGVRVVKHAETPGLGDKIEVAKSAWIRAFDGRALGDPVPERWAVKKDGGDFDQFAGATVTPRAVVRTVRGGLEFFAAHRAEILGEAS, from the coding sequence ATGAGGCTCGAACAGTTGCGCGAGCGGCTCGCCTACCAGCCGCTGCTGCTCGGCGCGATCGCGCTGGTCGCCAGTGCCGCGCTGGCCTTCGCCGCCGCCGCCACGCGTGCGCCGATCGCCGCCGCCGAGGCGAAGGACCTGCGCGACTCGCTCGCCGAGGTGCTGCCGCCCGGCTTCGCCGACAACGACTTCCTGCGCGACACGCTGGTGCTGCCGCGCGACGGCGGGACGGTGACGGTCTACCGCGTGCGCCGCAGCGGCCGGGTCGAGGGTGCGGTGTTCAAGCTCGCCGGCCGCGGCTACGCCGCCGACATCCAGCTCTTGATCGGCGTCGACCGCGACGGCCGCGCGCTCGGCGTGCGCGTCGTCAAGCACGCCGAAACGCCGGGCCTCGGCGACAAGATCGAGGTCGCCAAGTCGGCCTGGATCCGCGCCTTCGACGGCCGTGCGCTGGGCGATCCGGTGCCCGAGCGCTGGGCGGTGAAGAAGGACGGCGGCGATTTCGACCAGTTCGCCGGCGCCACCGTCACGCCGCGCGCGGTGGTGCGCACGGTCAGGGGCGGGCTGGAGTTCTTCGCGGCGCACCGCGCCGAAATCCTCGGGGAGGCCTCATGA